Proteins encoded by one window of Fusarium graminearum PH-1 chromosome 1, whole genome shotgun sequence:
- a CDS encoding import receptor, whose amino-acid sequence MSGPTPSMAPGQPTLVPVDPSSGLWERLTHWASENKTVVYTIAGVGIAVTGAGVIYYLNDNSAKDTTPKISKKERRKRKEADRKADKEAPSTGPSQSKPTSVEIEPELPDVDEESVSSLTQDQREDYAAKLKQAGNKAYGDKSYNKAIELYSKAILCKADPVFYSNRAACHSAMSEWDQVIEDTTAAINMDPDYVKAINRRATAYEHQKKYSEALLDFTASCIIDNFKSESTAQAVERLLKTFAEQKAKEMMASRPPKLPSPIFVGNYLQSFRPKPRPEGLEDSEELDPDTGKGQVQIGLQALEKKTGDGYEEARQAFEKALELGDLGEYEALAYNMRGTFRTLLGNHAEATQDFDKSIELDPSMTQSYIKRASISLELGEPEKAEAEFAKALEQDKNDPDVYYHRAQAHFIKGDLADAQKDYQKSIDLDKDFIFSHIQLGVTQYKMGSIASSMATFRRCIKNFPKVPDVYNYYGELLLDQGNFSEAVEKFDTAMEMEKQTKPMSMNVLPLINKALALFQWKQDFKEAEALCKKALIIDPECDIAVATMAQLLLQQNNVPAALKYFERAAELARTEGEIVNALSYAEATRTQVQVTEKYPKLAAKLAGGAGPGGLRMGPQ is encoded by the exons GCGGTTAACACACTGGGCGTCAGAGAACAAGACTGTCGTCTACAccattgctggtgtcggCATTGCTGTTACGGGTGCCGGTGTGATTTACTATCTCAATGACAAC AGCGCCAAGgacacaacaccaaagattagcaagaaggagaggagaaAGCGAAAGGAAGCCGATCGCAAAGCTGACAAGGAAGCACCCTCAACCGGCCCCTCCCAATCCAAGCCTACTTCTGTTGAGATTGAGCCGGAGCTGCCCGACGTCGACGAGGAGTCAGTTTCCAGCCTTACTCAAGACCAGCGTGAAGATTACGCCGCCAAGTTGAAGCAGGCTGGCAACAAAGCCTACGGCGACAAGTCGTATAACAAAGCTATCGAACTTTACTCCAAGGCCATCCTCTGCAAGGCCGACCCTGTCTTCTACTCCAACCGAGCCGCCTGCCACAGTGCCATGAGCGAATGGGATCAGGTGATCGAGGATACTACCGCCGCCATCAACATGGACCCTGATTatgtcaaggccatcaaccGCCGCGCTACTGCGTATGAGCACCAGAAGAAGTACTCCGAGGCTCTCCTCGATTTTACAGCTTCATGTATCATCGATAACTTCAAGAGCGAGTCCACCGCCCAGGCTGTCGAGCGCCTCCTCAAGACTTTTGCCGAgcaaaaggccaaggagatgaTGGCCTCCAGACCACCCAAGCTGCCCAGCCCCATCTTCGTTGGAAACTATCTTCAGAGCTTCCGCCCCAAGCCTCGCCCCGAAGGCCTCGAGGACTCAGAAGAGCTGGACCCTGATACTGGCAAGGGACAGGTGCAAATTGGTCTCCAAgctttggagaagaagactggcgACGGATACGAGGAGGCCCGACAAGCTTTCGAAAAGGCCCTGGAGCTCGGTGACCTGGGTGAGTACGAGGCACTTGCTTATAACATGAGAGGTACTTTCCGCACTTTGCTCGGTAACCACGCCGAGGCTACACAAGACTTCGACAAGAGCATCGAGCTTGACCCCTCGATGACGCAAAGTTACATCAAGCGCGCCAGCATCAGCCTGGAGCTTGGTGAGCCTGaaaaggccgaggccgagttCGCCAAGGCCCTCGAGCAGGACAAGAACGACCCTGATGTTTACTACCACCGTGCCCAGGCCCATTTCATCAAGGGCGACCTCGCCGATGCTCAGAAGGACTACCAGAAGTCGATCGATCTCGATAAGGACTTTATCTTCTCTCACATCCAACTCGGTGTCACCCAGTACAAGATGGGCTCGATCGCTTCGTCAATGGCTACTTTCCGACGATGCATTAAGAACTTCCCCAAGGTGCCCGATGTTTACAACTACTACGGAGAGCTGCTCCTTGACCAGGGTAACTTCTCCGAAGCCGTCGAGAAATTCGATACCGccatggagatggagaagcaaACCAAGCCCATGTCTATGAATGTCCTGcccctcatcaacaaggccttGGCTCTCTTCCAGTGGAAGCAAGATTtcaaggaggccgaggctcTCTGCAAGAAGGCTCTTATTA TCGACCCCGAATGCGATATCGCCGTTGCTACCATGGctcagctcctcctccagcagAACAACGTTCCTGCTGCCCTCAAGTACTTCGAGCGTGCCGCTGAGCTTGCCCGAACCGAAGGCGAGATCGTGAATGCCTTGTCTTATGCTGAGGCCACCCGAACACAAGTCCAAGTTACGGAGAAGTACCCCAAGCTGGCAGCAAAGTTGGCAGGCGGTGCCGGACCTGGAGGCCTCCGCATGGGACCTCAATAA